One genomic segment of Ictalurus punctatus breed USDA103 chromosome 12, Coco_2.0, whole genome shotgun sequence includes these proteins:
- the LOC108272377 gene encoding uncharacterized protein LOC108272377 isoform X1, which produces MADPQAAPPTESPDHKPEPEPAAGEDKMPQSNAEEAATKQSSEESPNSDPEKPEEQKEQEEASAGADEKKAGEDAAEEKKEGEGGEDATEEKKEGEGGEDAAEEKKEGEGDGQNEDKVSEAGGEEQEGSSDRPGNKYYTVNYRKIKKGYAKQRISAFEALDFALLEEEGASEEQKDGATTEEGGAAANEANQANGEAGSQNGTSENADGQKAEDGQDGEKAEDGQDGEKAGEEAGDEQEEEDGIEDENGAEEECEGADGNKGKRAGISKYFTVSYRKIKKGLTKQRVDEFEFMGVQQ; this is translated from the exons ATGGCTGACCCTCAAGCAGCACCTCCTACAGAATCCCCTGACCACAAACCTGAACCCGAGCCAGCGGCCGGAGAGGATAAGATGCCACAAAGCAATGCTGAGGAAG CAGCTACGAAACAAAGCAGCGAGGAGTCTCCAAACAGCGACCCGGAAAAGCCAGAGGAACAGAAGGAACAGGAAGAGGCGTCAGCGGGAGCAGACGAAAAGAAAGCAGGTGAAGACGCAGcggaagagaagaaagaaggagaaggaggtgaAGACGCAACGGAGGAGAAGAAAGAAGGGGAAGGAGGTGAAGATGCAgcagaggagaagaaagaaggGGAAGGAGACGGGCAGAACGAAGACAAAGTGAGTGAAGCGGGAGGAGAAGAGCAGGAAGGCTCGTCTGATCGTCCGGGCAACAAATACTACACTGTGAACTATAGAAAGATTAAGAAAGGCTATGCCAAGCAGAGGATCAGCGCATTTGAAGCCTTGG ACTTTGCGTTGCTGGAAGAGGAGGGGGCATCAGAGGAGCAGAAGGATGGAGCCACGACAGAAGAAGGAGGAGCGGCCGCTAACGAAGCGAATCAAGCGAACGGAGAGGCTGGGTCTCAAAACGGGACTTCTGAAAACGCAGATGGACAGAAAGCGGAGGACGGGCAGGATGGAGAGAAAGCGGAGGACGGGCAGGATGGAGAGAAGGCGGGTGAAGAAGCAGGAGATGAACAGGAGGAGGAAGACGGCATTGAGGACGAGAACGGCGCAGAGGAGGAGTGTGAAGGAGCGGACGGGAACAAAGGGAAACGTGCTGGCATCTCCAAGTACTTCACCGTCAGCTATAGGAAGATCAAGAAAGGCCTCACAAAGCAGAGGGTCGACGAGTTCGAGTTCATGGGCGTGCAGCAATga
- the c12h7orf57 gene encoding uncharacterized protein C7orf57 homolog, which produces MSTEPNYRRTKPGMKACTPNSNGAAGPASQIPGLSQSADSAPVEKGKGRRVGIQATDSDYVKLAKQGGHKGLLSYDREDTSAASGTSDVPEWFSSDDQSQNKVSTQKLVAPFGTDECSAWDNDSGAGKDKKSPVGHATQEMEKLSLSQEEIDEANKYKRMSHDKKATAPVDMSKLLSFGYMEEEKKSPDDDSSSMMSEQASTVAPEDELE; this is translated from the exons ATGTCTACGGAGCCCAACTACCGCCGGACTAAACCTG GAATGAAAGCCTGCACCCCTAATTCAAACGGTGCCGCCGGTCCCGCATCGCAGATTCCTGGTCTGTCCCAGAGTGCCGATTCGGCACCGGTGGAGAAGGGCAAGGGACGGCGAGTCGGAATTCAGGCCACCGACTCGGACTACGTTAAACTCGCCAAGCAAGGAGGCCACAAGG GGTTGTTGTCCTATGACCGTGAGGACACCAGTGCCGCATCTGGAACATCCGATGTCCCTGAATGGTTCTCCAGTGATGATCAAAG CCAGAATAAAGTGTCGACGCAGAAGCTGGTGGCCCCGTTTGGGACTGATGAATGTTCAGCATGGGACAATGACTCTGGTGCTGGCAAAGACAAG AAGTCACCGGTCGGCCATGCCACTCAGGAGATGGAGAAACTCAGCCTGAGCCAGGAGGAGATCGATGAGGCCAACAAGTACAAAAGAAT GTCACATGATAAGAAGGCAACCGCTCCTGTGGACATGTCCAAGCTGTTGAGCTTTGGGTACATGGAGGAGGAAAAGAAGTCTCCTGACGATGACTCCTCAA
- the si:dkey-276j7.2 gene encoding cytohesin-interacting protein isoform X2, whose amino-acid sequence MTMSSVMLIKKLLRKSSRAGCVAREGQRSTAMMTQIKHKTHYSERQNVSISKKDNEAFGFNIRTYEKNTTDAELFTCVCSVKENSPAENAGLRTGDIIISVNSICVEGLQHEQIVDLVQKGSCLLKMEVVRGTSVKQKELQMKLEHLQRHLREKRAELQMLITQEERLRGGS is encoded by the exons atgacaATGAGCTCAGTGATGTTAATCAAAAAACTGCTGAGGAAAAGCAGTCGAGCAGGGTGTGTGGCCAGAGAGGGACAAAGATCTACA GCAATGATGACTCAGATAAAACACAAGACACACTACTCTGAAAG gcAAAATGTGTCAATATCAAAGAAAGACAACGAGGCATTTGGATTTAATATAAGG ACCTATGAGAAAAACACTACTGACGCTGAGCTGTTCACATGTGTGTGCTCAGTTAAGGAGAACAGTCCTGCAGAGAACGCAGGTTTAAGGACAG gtgacATCATTATTAGTGTCAACAGCATTTGTGTAGAAGGTTTGCAACATGAGCAAATTGTTGACCTCGTTCAGAAAGGCTCCTGCTTACTAAA GATGGAGGTTGTGAGGGGAACCTCAGTGAAACAAAAGGAACTACAAATGAAATTGGAGCATTTACAG AGGCATCTCAGAGAGAAGAGGGCGGAGCTGCAGATGCTTATCACGCAGGAAGAGCGTCTGAGAGGAGGTTCGTAa
- the si:dkey-276j7.2 gene encoding cytohesin-interacting protein isoform X1: MTMSSVMLIKKLLRKSSRAGCVAREGQRSTAMMTQIKHKTHYSERQNVSISKKDNEAFGFNIRTYEKNTTDAELFTCVCSVKENSPAENAGLRTGDIIISVNSICVEGLQHEQIVDLVQKGSCLLKMEVVRGTSVKQKELQMKLEHLQRHLREKRAELQMLITQEERLRGGELRCTQPRSCLASENSTLSSCLVLQT, translated from the exons atgacaATGAGCTCAGTGATGTTAATCAAAAAACTGCTGAGGAAAAGCAGTCGAGCAGGGTGTGTGGCCAGAGAGGGACAAAGATCTACA GCAATGATGACTCAGATAAAACACAAGACACACTACTCTGAAAG gcAAAATGTGTCAATATCAAAGAAAGACAACGAGGCATTTGGATTTAATATAAGG ACCTATGAGAAAAACACTACTGACGCTGAGCTGTTCACATGTGTGTGCTCAGTTAAGGAGAACAGTCCTGCAGAGAACGCAGGTTTAAGGACAG gtgacATCATTATTAGTGTCAACAGCATTTGTGTAGAAGGTTTGCAACATGAGCAAATTGTTGACCTCGTTCAGAAAGGCTCCTGCTTACTAAA GATGGAGGTTGTGAGGGGAACCTCAGTGAAACAAAAGGAACTACAAATGAAATTGGAGCATTTACAG AGGCATCTCAGAGAGAAGAGGGCGGAGCTGCAGATGCTTATCACGCAGGAAGAGCGTCTGAGAGGAG gtgAGCTACGCTGCACACAGCCTCGGTCCTGCCTCGCCTCGGAGAATTCAACGCTCTCTTCCTGTCTTGTTCTTCAAACCTAG
- the LOC108272377 gene encoding uncharacterized protein LOC108272377 isoform X2: MADPQAAPPTESPDHKPEPEPAAGEDKMPQSNAEEATKQSSEESPNSDPEKPEEQKEQEEASAGADEKKAGEDAAEEKKEGEGGEDATEEKKEGEGGEDAAEEKKEGEGDGQNEDKVSEAGGEEQEGSSDRPGNKYYTVNYRKIKKGYAKQRISAFEALDFALLEEEGASEEQKDGATTEEGGAAANEANQANGEAGSQNGTSENADGQKAEDGQDGEKAEDGQDGEKAGEEAGDEQEEEDGIEDENGAEEECEGADGNKGKRAGISKYFTVSYRKIKKGLTKQRVDEFEFMGVQQ, from the exons ATGGCTGACCCTCAAGCAGCACCTCCTACAGAATCCCCTGACCACAAACCTGAACCCGAGCCAGCGGCCGGAGAGGATAAGATGCCACAAAGCAATGCTGAGGAAG CTACGAAACAAAGCAGCGAGGAGTCTCCAAACAGCGACCCGGAAAAGCCAGAGGAACAGAAGGAACAGGAAGAGGCGTCAGCGGGAGCAGACGAAAAGAAAGCAGGTGAAGACGCAGcggaagagaagaaagaaggagaaggaggtgaAGACGCAACGGAGGAGAAGAAAGAAGGGGAAGGAGGTGAAGATGCAgcagaggagaagaaagaaggGGAAGGAGACGGGCAGAACGAAGACAAAGTGAGTGAAGCGGGAGGAGAAGAGCAGGAAGGCTCGTCTGATCGTCCGGGCAACAAATACTACACTGTGAACTATAGAAAGATTAAGAAAGGCTATGCCAAGCAGAGGATCAGCGCATTTGAAGCCTTGG ACTTTGCGTTGCTGGAAGAGGAGGGGGCATCAGAGGAGCAGAAGGATGGAGCCACGACAGAAGAAGGAGGAGCGGCCGCTAACGAAGCGAATCAAGCGAACGGAGAGGCTGGGTCTCAAAACGGGACTTCTGAAAACGCAGATGGACAGAAAGCGGAGGACGGGCAGGATGGAGAGAAAGCGGAGGACGGGCAGGATGGAGAGAAGGCGGGTGAAGAAGCAGGAGATGAACAGGAGGAGGAAGACGGCATTGAGGACGAGAACGGCGCAGAGGAGGAGTGTGAAGGAGCGGACGGGAACAAAGGGAAACGTGCTGGCATCTCCAAGTACTTCACCGTCAGCTATAGGAAGATCAAGAAAGGCCTCACAAAGCAGAGGGTCGACGAGTTCGAGTTCATGGGCGTGCAGCAATga